The Zingiber officinale cultivar Zhangliang chromosome 9A, Zo_v1.1, whole genome shotgun sequence genome window below encodes:
- the LOC122021117 gene encoding chaperone protein dnaJ 11, chloroplastic-like: MDNVLLNPSSAQCSDCISIKGRLRTKFQPLPSSLCVANMVHALSFSPSKFLALPRPPVASRPSFVVVAAAVRSPAESATSLYEVLGVHAGAKNGEIKAAYRRMALECHPDVGAPADKFLRLHAAYATLSDPDKRADYDRQLMALDHQRRDRRSTYTGTSPPLSRGSHRRTWETDQCW, encoded by the coding sequence ATGGATAATGTATTATTAAATCCATCTTCTGCTCAGTGCTCGGATTGCATTTCTATAAAAGGAAGGCTGAGGACAAAATTCCAACCTCTTCCTTCCTCACTGTGCGTCGCCAATATGGTACATGCCCTCTCCTTCTCTCCCTCCAAATTCCTCGCCTTGCCGCGTCCTCCTGTGGCATCGAGGCCCTCATTCGTCGTCGTCGCTGCCGCTGTCCGATCTCCGGCTGAGTCTGCCACGTCGCTCTACGAGGTCCTCGGCGTCCACGCAGGCGCCAAGAACGGCGAGATCAAGGCTGCGTACCGGCGTATGGCGCTGGAGTGCCATCCGGACGTCGGCGCGCCCGCCGACAAGTTCCTGCGCCTCCACGCCGCCTACGCCACGCTCTCCGACCCCGACAAGCGCGCCGACTACGACCGGCAGCTGATGGCGCTGGATCACCAACGGAGGGACCGGAGGTCGACGTACACAGGCACGAGCCCGCCGCTGTCCCGGGGAAGCCACCGGCGGACGTGGGAGACGGACCAGTGTTGGTAG